Genomic segment of Desulfofalx alkaliphila DSM 12257:
ATGGGGCATGCATAGAGCCGGGTCCCTCTTCGCTGAAAAAGATAAAGGCAGGTTGAACCAATAAAAATACCAATAAAATAATAGCAAAAATGGGGAATATATAGCCGGCCCCTTTATTTTGAGGAAAAGTTCTGCCCAAGGAATAACCATGTTTTAAAAACATTACGCCAATGAAAACACCAAATACTAAACCTAATAAACCAACCAGTGCATTTAAATCACCGCCGGACAGTCTTAATACCATACGCACAGGACATCCTAAAAATACCAGCATACCAATAATACCGAAAAAGGCTAAAGTAAAACGGGCCAGCGTGCCAGAGCCCCCCACAACCCTAAAATCCCGACTGAACAGGGCTGAGACAAAGGCACCTAAGATTAAGCCAATTATCTCTGGGCGCAGGTATTGAACCGGTGCTGCCCGGTGCAGGCCAAGGCCTCCCGAAATGTCTCGCAGAAAGCAGGCAATGCAGTAGCCCATATTTGCTGGGTTGCCCGCCACCACGAGCAGGACGCCAAAAAGACCTACAATTCCTCCTGTAGCTACAATAATCGTTTTATTTTTCATAATAACCTCCTTTGGATAGTATTTCTAGGTATATATTAGACATAAATACAAAGCCCCCTGTTATACATAGCATGAAAATATATAATAATAAAAATAATTACTGCAACATATAACAATAAGTAATAATCAGAATGGCAATTATGCCAACCGAACAATAATTATAACTAATAGTTATGCGAGAAATTCCAAAAGGTTTACAATTTGCTCTTGGTGTACTATAATTATTGTAAGTATGGGGGGGTAGGAACCGGTGTTCCCCGCGGGCTGCAAACCCGTTGGCCGACTTGTTAACGAGTTGGGGTCGAGTTCAACTCTCACACCTCCCCTCCAAAAACAATCTGGAGGTTTTTTATGGCAGATTGTCAAAAAAGGTTAGAATTAATATTGTCAGAATTCTATAGAATGGGCTTTAATGAGGCGCAGGCTAATAAGTTGTTGAACCAGTCTTTAAACGGAATAAAATGGTGTCAAATGACTGAAAGGCAAAAGAAGCTGGTAATAGAAGATCTGGAGGACAAGTTGTTTAATATACTGCGTTTTGTAAAACACCTGCAACGCACTAAATGTTTCAATGGCAGGTGTGAACACTAAAGGTTTTTATACCATGAGCATAAGCAATATGTAGTATTTCATTTAGTTATTTCTTCTATTACTATCAGTTGTTATAACAATTGGTAATTTTACATATTACAAAAGGTGTGCTATGTTTACTTACAATATCACCCAATTAATTAATGGTGAAATGAAGCATGGGAGGTAAAAAAAGTGAAGCGTATAAGAAACTTATTGGTAATGATGTTAGTGATGGGTTTAGTTTTATTGGCCGGATGTGCTGGACAAAGTGAACAGCCCGGAGCAAGTGACTCAGCAGAGGTTCTGGACATAAAACTGGGCGGTTCAAGTACTCTCTCTCCGGTAATTGCAAAGTGTGCAGATGACTTTACTGAAAAGTATAAAACCTGGAATAATGTAGACCCAAGTCTTCCTGAAGAACCCATTGTTATTTTTGTATCCACCGGCGGTTCCGGTTTTGGTGCCAGGTCAGCCATTGATGGCACCTTTGATATGGGCTTGCTTGCCAGAGATTTAAAAGACACTGAAAAAGAAAGCCTTTCTGAAGGTGTGGTGGTTAAACTTGGCTCTGATGCTTTAACCATTGCCGTTCATCCGGAAAATCCTGTGCTGCAAGTGAGACCGGACTTAACCACTGAAGAAGTTAAGAAAATATTTGCCGGGGAAATAAAGACCTGGAAAGAGTTAGATGATCAACTGCCTGATCGTCCAATAGTGGTTGCTGTGAGGGATTTAGGTGGCGGAGCCAGTGAAGTGTTTGATGAGAATGTAATGCAGGGTACCCCCATTGCTAAAGATGCCTTGCAGATGCCTTCCATGGGCGCCCTTGCGGGTAAGGTGATGGAAAACAAAGATGCCATCGGCTATGTATCCTATGGCTTTGTTGGTCAAAATGAAGGTAAAATTGCAGTTCTCAGCGTAGACGGTTATCAACCCACTGCTGAAAATATCAACAGTGGCGACTACAAAATTTCACGGCCGCTACTGTTGGTAACTAAGGATGTACCCACTGTTGAACAGCAACTGTTTATTGATTACCTAGAGAGTGAAGAGGGGATGCAAGTATTAGAGGGTATGGGATTCATTCCGGCAGTGAATTAATTTAAAATTAATAAATGTGGGTAGTTGGTAATCAGCTACCCACAAATTTTTATTTCTGGATATCTATGAAAGTGTGATTGTATATGCTGAATAGACGAAAACAAATAGCCAATGCCTGTGTGGGTATGTTATGTCTTATTGTGTCCAGCTGTGCTGTATTGCTACTGCTGGCTATTGTTGTTTTTATGCTGCAGGAAAGCTGGCCCGTGTGGGTTAGCCAGGGATTTTCCGGCATTGCCTTTAGTACAAACTGGAATCCCCTAGGTGACCCCCCGCTCACAGGTATTGGTACCATGATTATCAGCACCCTTTGGGTGGCCATGGGTGGCCTGTTTATTGCGGCACCTATAGGATTTTGTGCCGCAATATTTTTAGCGGAGTTTGCACCGCCTAGGTTGGCTGATATCATCAGGCCGGTATTAAATATTTTAACCGGAATACCTTCAGTGGTTTATGGTTTTTTAGGTGCCGCTGTGTTGGTTAGTTTTTTTGAAGTTAACTTTAACATGGCCAGCGGCGAGTCGTTGTTTTGTGCATCATTAATCCTCACCGTGATGGTTTTGCCCTATATTGTAGCCACATCGGAGGCGGCATTGCGGGCAGTGCCCCGGGAGTACCGCCAAACAGCGTTGGCACTGGGGGTTTCTAAGCCATATCTCACATTAAAGGTTTTAGTACCCCTGGCAAAAAAGGGTTTAGTGGGTGCATTAATACTGGCCTTTGGCAGGGCAGCGGGTGAAACGATGGCGGTGTTAATGGTTGCCGGCAATGTATTGATAATGCCTAATTCATGGTTTAGTAAAGGTGAACCCCTTTCTGCATTAATTGCCTTGGAACTGGGGAGTGCAGAGGTGGGCAGTGCCCATTACCAAGGTTTGTTTGCTGCCGGTTTAGTACTGCTAATATTTGTTATGGCCATTAATTTGGGTTTGGCCTTTATCAGGCGGGATAAGAAAACGGGGTGAGCTATAATTGAAGTTGAGGCGTTTAATAGATGGCTTGTGGATAAGCCTATTCTGGGGTGCAGGATTGCTGATATTGATAATCTTGGTTAGTATCCTTGGTTATCTATTGTACAAAGGCGGTCCGGCACTGTCTTTTGAATTTATTACCGGTTCCCCCAGCGGTTTTCCTTTGGGAACTGAGGGCGGCGTATATCCGGCCATAAAGGGTACCTCCTGTCTGGTGCTCATCGCTATTTTGTCGTCTGCTTTACCGGGCTTTTTAACGGCAATATACCTGGCTGAATATGCAGGGCAATCGAAGCTCAAGGAACTGTTTAGCATTACGGTACAGTGCATGGCGGGAGTTCCTTCTATAGTTACCGGTTTGTTTGCCTATGCATTATTTGTGGTGCATTTTGGTTTTGGAATATCTTTAATGGCCGGCGGCCTGGCCTTGGGCATAATGATATTTCCGGTCATTGTTGTTACCAGCCGGGACGCTTTATTAGCAGTGAATAATCAATTTAGAACTGTTGGGACCTCCCTGGGGGTGTCCCGTTGGTATATACTGAGAAGAGTGATTATACCCCAGGCAATGCCCGGAATTTTAAGTGGCTTACTGTTGGCCATGGGTTATGCAGCGGGGGCCACTGCCCCAATTATGGTTACCGCTGCAGTGGTTTCGGTGGGTTCTACAACATCTTTATTTGACCCTGTGATGGCATTGCCCTACCACTTGTATATTTTATTTAGTCACCAGATTTCTTTGGAAAATGCATATGGCACTGCATTGCTCTTGGTTTTAATACTGTTGGCAATAAATGTTGCAGCCATGTGGATTCGAAGTTTAAAAGGAAAAGGGGCTTAGAAGCATGTCTGTCAGTGTGAGGGATTTAAGCGTATTTTTTGGCAAAGAGCAAATACTAAAGGATATTAGCCTGGAGTTTAAAAAGAATAAAATAACCGCCATTGTGGGGCCTTCCGGTTGCGGCAAGTCTACACTGCTAAAAACCATTAACCGAACCGGTGAATTGGAAAGAGGTTTTAATCATAGGGGCAAGGTGCTGTTAAACGGTGAAGATGTATATTTAAACCGAGATACAGCTATAATTAGACGTAAAATAGGCCTGGTATTTCAGTCTCCGGTGGCGCTTCCCCTCAGCATTAAGGAAAATGTAGTCTTTGGGGCTAAGTATTTCGGGGAAAAAAACAGAAAAGAATTGGAGCAATTAAGCCGGCGTTGTCTTAAACAGGCAGGGCTGTGGGAGGAGGTTAAGGACAAACTACACAGTCCTGCTGAAGAACTTTCCGGCGGCCAAAAACAACGCTTGTCCATAGCTAGGGTGTTGGCCGTTGAGCCGGAAGTATTGTTACTGGATGAACCCTGTTCCAATTTAGATCCGGCGTCAACTATGATTATCGAAAAATTATTAGTTGAATTATCCAATCAACTGACTATAATTTTAGTTACCCACAATCTTTTTCAAGCAAAAAGGGTGGCCCATGAAACAGTTTTGATGATGGACGGTAGGGTAGTGGAGAAGGGTGCCACTGAAGATTTTTTTGCGAACCCCCAAAAGCAGCAAACCAAAGACTTTGTAGCGGGCCTTTCCTATTAAAATGTTTTTGGAGGGCAAAATGATTAGCATAGAAATTCCAGGGTATAAAAAGCTAAACTTAAAACATTTAGTGCTGGATTACAACGGTACCATTGCCTGTGACGGTATATTATTAGCGGGTGTTAAAGAAAAACTTAACTTGCTGGCTGGGAAAATAAGTATTTATATTATTACGGCCGATACCTTTGGGGAGGCTGCCGCACAGTGCAGTGAAGTAAATTGTCAGCTAAAAATATTGTCCGAAGCCAATAATACCTTAGAGAAAGAAAAATTTGTGCAGTCCCTTGGAAAAGAGAACGTCGTAGCAATAGGTAACGGGGCAAACGACAGCTTAATGATAAAAGAAGCAGCCTTAGGTATCGTGGTTATTGGTGATGAGGGTGCTGCGCTAAAGACCATTTCCCAAGCAGACCTTGCAGTTAAAAACATTGATGATGCTTTAAACCTATTGCTAAACAGACAAAGACTTAAGGCCACACTGAGAAGGTAAATTATAATAAACAAAAATGGGATTGCAACTGATATAAGAAAAAGTATGAGATGAGTCAGCATTTATTGAGACGGTGTATAATTAATAAAGAGGTGACATGG
This window contains:
- the yedE gene encoding YedE family putative selenium transporter, which translates into the protein MKNKTIIVATGGIVGLFGVLLVVAGNPANMGYCIACFLRDISGGLGLHRAAPVQYLRPEIIGLILGAFVSALFSRDFRVVGGSGTLARFTLAFFGIIGMLVFLGCPVRMVLRLSGGDLNALVGLLGLVFGVFIGVMFLKHGYSLGRTFPQNKGAGYIFPIFAIILLVFLLVQPAFIFFSEEGPGSMHAPLVLSLAAGLVVGVLAQRSRLCMVGGIRDLIFFRDFHLLSGFIAMLVIATIGNLIAGNFNLGFENQPIAHNDGLWNFLGMTLAGLAAILLGGCPLRQIISASEGNTDSVITVLGLLVGAAFAHNYGLAASPAGVSGEGQIAVIIGLIVVLAIGAIGLKGSKAMGGNINAKDSGRSGSIVS
- a CDS encoding phosphate ABC transporter substrate-binding protein yields the protein MKRIRNLLVMMLVMGLVLLAGCAGQSEQPGASDSAEVLDIKLGGSSTLSPVIAKCADDFTEKYKTWNNVDPSLPEEPIVIFVSTGGSGFGARSAIDGTFDMGLLARDLKDTEKESLSEGVVVKLGSDALTIAVHPENPVLQVRPDLTTEEVKKIFAGEIKTWKELDDQLPDRPIVVAVRDLGGGASEVFDENVMQGTPIAKDALQMPSMGALAGKVMENKDAIGYVSYGFVGQNEGKIAVLSVDGYQPTAENINSGDYKISRPLLLVTKDVPTVEQQLFIDYLESEEGMQVLEGMGFIPAVN
- the pstC gene encoding phosphate ABC transporter permease subunit PstC; the encoded protein is MLNRRKQIANACVGMLCLIVSSCAVLLLLAIVVFMLQESWPVWVSQGFSGIAFSTNWNPLGDPPLTGIGTMIISTLWVAMGGLFIAAPIGFCAAIFLAEFAPPRLADIIRPVLNILTGIPSVVYGFLGAAVLVSFFEVNFNMASGESLFCASLILTVMVLPYIVATSEAALRAVPREYRQTALALGVSKPYLTLKVLVPLAKKGLVGALILAFGRAAGETMAVLMVAGNVLIMPNSWFSKGEPLSALIALELGSAEVGSAHYQGLFAAGLVLLIFVMAINLGLAFIRRDKKTG
- the pstA gene encoding phosphate ABC transporter permease PstA; its protein translation is MKLRRLIDGLWISLFWGAGLLILIILVSILGYLLYKGGPALSFEFITGSPSGFPLGTEGGVYPAIKGTSCLVLIAILSSALPGFLTAIYLAEYAGQSKLKELFSITVQCMAGVPSIVTGLFAYALFVVHFGFGISLMAGGLALGIMIFPVIVVTSRDALLAVNNQFRTVGTSLGVSRWYILRRVIIPQAMPGILSGLLLAMGYAAGATAPIMVTAAVVSVGSTTSLFDPVMALPYHLYILFSHQISLENAYGTALLLVLILLAINVAAMWIRSLKGKGA
- a CDS encoding phosphate ABC transporter ATP-binding protein, which gives rise to MSVSVRDLSVFFGKEQILKDISLEFKKNKITAIVGPSGCGKSTLLKTINRTGELERGFNHRGKVLLNGEDVYLNRDTAIIRRKIGLVFQSPVALPLSIKENVVFGAKYFGEKNRKELEQLSRRCLKQAGLWEEVKDKLHSPAEELSGGQKQRLSIARVLAVEPEVLLLDEPCSNLDPASTMIIEKLLVELSNQLTIILVTHNLFQAKRVAHETVLMMDGRVVEKGATEDFFANPQKQQTKDFVAGLSY
- a CDS encoding HAD family hydrolase; the encoded protein is MISIEIPGYKKLNLKHLVLDYNGTIACDGILLAGVKEKLNLLAGKISIYIITADTFGEAAAQCSEVNCQLKILSEANNTLEKEKFVQSLGKENVVAIGNGANDSLMIKEAALGIVVIGDEGAALKTISQADLAVKNIDDALNLLLNRQRLKATLRR